Proteins found in one Paenibacillus sp. FSL R10-2782 genomic segment:
- a CDS encoding DUF456 family protein, which yields MDIVGWIIIVALFIVGMAGAVYPVLPGALAIYFAFFVYGWFFSFAPYNVWFWIIQTLIVVALFVADYAVTAWGVKRFGGSRLSTILSTIGIIIGPFVIPVFGLILGPFIGAVLGELMSKAPLDRAIKVGFGSVLGLFTSTVMKVILQLVMILVFLIWVF from the coding sequence ATGGACATTGTAGGCTGGATTATTATCGTTGCGCTGTTCATTGTTGGCATGGCCGGGGCAGTATATCCCGTATTGCCAGGGGCGCTCGCCATCTACTTTGCATTTTTTGTGTACGGCTGGTTTTTCTCATTTGCTCCATATAATGTATGGTTTTGGATCATACAGACACTAATAGTAGTTGCACTATTTGTTGCAGATTATGCCGTCACTGCGTGGGGGGTCAAACGATTTGGAGGCTCGCGTCTGTCCACGATTCTTAGTACCATCGGGATTATTATCGGCCCTTTTGTTATTCCGGTGTTTGGTCTGATTTTAGGGCCGTTTATTGGCGCTGTGCTGGGTGAACTAATGAGCAAGGCCCCGCTGGATCGGGCGATTAAGGTGGGCTTTGGTTCTGTATTAGGGCTGTTTACCAGCACCGTGATGAAAGTAATTTTACAGCTTGTCATGATTCTTGTATTCTTGATTTGGGTGTTCTAG
- a CDS encoding Cof-type HAD-IIB family hydrolase: MGENQYKYKLLALDMDGTLLNDNQEITLETINWINKAIQEGIHVCLSTGRAAMHALPYGQQLGLDTPMVTVNGSEVWKSPHELWRRYLLDKELVRKMHQIAVETDSWFWAYSTEELYNRDRWPDTLDTQEWLKFGYNTENDEIRHQILLKLQDMGGLEISNSSMTNLEINPAGISKASGIAEVCDLLGITMEQVVAVGDSLNDLAVIQAVGLGVAMGNAQDTLKEAADLVVASNNEDGIVEVIRDYVLV, encoded by the coding sequence ATGGGAGAAAACCAATATAAATACAAGCTGCTTGCGCTCGACATGGATGGAACTTTATTGAACGACAATCAGGAAATTACGCTGGAAACGATCAACTGGATTAATAAGGCGATTCAAGAGGGGATTCACGTGTGCTTGTCTACCGGACGGGCGGCGATGCATGCCTTGCCTTACGGGCAACAGCTCGGCCTGGATACGCCTATGGTAACGGTAAATGGCAGTGAGGTATGGAAATCCCCGCATGAACTGTGGCGCCGTTATTTGCTTGATAAGGAGCTAGTTCGGAAAATGCACCAGATTGCTGTAGAAACAGATTCCTGGTTCTGGGCTTACTCGACGGAGGAATTATATAATAGAGATCGTTGGCCGGATACGTTGGATACACAGGAATGGCTCAAATTCGGTTATAATACGGAAAACGACGAAATTCGTCATCAAATTTTGCTCAAGCTTCAGGACATGGGTGGACTTGAAATTTCCAATTCATCCATGACGAACTTGGAAATCAACCCGGCTGGTATATCGAAGGCCAGTGGGATTGCTGAAGTATGCGATTTGCTTGGAATTACAATGGAACAGGTAGTTGCAGTGGGTGATAGTTTGAATGATTTGGCTGTGATTCAAGCGGTTGGACTGGGTGTTGCGATGGGTAATGCACAGGATACGCTAAAAGAAGCGGCTGATCTGGTCGTCGCTTCGAACAATGAAGATGGCATCGTTGAAGTTATCCGCGATTACGTACTTGTCTAA
- a CDS encoding penicillin-binding transpeptidase domain-containing protein: MDRGSLDKKFSFKKKSHEENEEAQKKRTVFRTNLLFFSVFVLFSIIFTRLAVLQFVQSAELKEQQQSINTKNVPLAPRRGTIYDSSGLVKLAYSTPVQSLYVTLPKDYSKQAEKDRKPEKKLLPEFNAFAEKLAVKLNELGSTEGEQLDVEKIKERLDKDYTQYRGFTPRLVKSDLNREEIAYFLEHRQEFPGIEVVEESVRHYDPDRVAVQTIGYMYKFKGARINRPKYKEQYEANSEVQRPEQVYSESETVGYDGLELQYQDELRGKNGYKTVEVNPRSMPEGIESITPPKKGYHLYSTINKEIQQKTELAIVDQLRWLHTHPVSGKLHGDATTGFAVAMEVETGNVVAMASMPDYDSNVWKTGSTSPSVYDEIQHKMGNGTIKSVPSGKAGPHPESSVLLGSTIKPLTVLIGLKENLFSPGQTYLDTGSAYYGKNRSSRVGNSSGHVYGPLTPSKAIEFSSNTFMVDMIGKPLYDKYGSNAGVHQGIDVWDKYMKEFGLGVPTEVDLPGEWAGRLEYTSKHESALTRLVQASFGQQGKYTAMQLAQYTTVLATKGKRMQPHLVSKIVDDQGNLVREFKPKMLNEVAFSDMYWNTVIRGMATDVKAFNGFPYDYARKTGTSQQVVGRAVKDNGVFIAFAPRQNPKLAVAVIIPEGGFGSTSAGPVARKIFDAYDEVYGLDGTPKKPQAAK, translated from the coding sequence ATGGACAGAGGCAGTTTGGATAAGAAGTTTTCATTCAAAAAGAAAAGCCATGAAGAAAATGAAGAGGCACAAAAAAAGCGGACGGTTTTTCGGACTAATCTTCTTTTTTTCAGTGTTTTTGTATTATTTTCCATTATCTTTACCAGACTGGCGGTCTTACAGTTTGTGCAATCGGCAGAGCTGAAAGAGCAGCAGCAATCCATAAATACGAAAAATGTCCCGTTAGCCCCGAGACGCGGCACGATTTATGACTCTTCGGGTCTCGTCAAGCTGGCGTATTCTACTCCGGTACAGTCGCTGTATGTGACCTTACCCAAGGATTATAGCAAACAAGCAGAAAAGGACCGCAAGCCGGAAAAAAAGCTGCTCCCAGAGTTTAATGCTTTTGCTGAAAAGCTTGCTGTCAAGCTGAATGAGTTAGGCAGTACAGAGGGCGAGCAGCTTGATGTAGAGAAAATTAAGGAACGGCTGGACAAGGACTACACTCAATATAGGGGCTTTACTCCGCGCCTGGTCAAATCTGACTTGAATCGTGAGGAAATCGCATATTTTTTGGAGCATCGGCAGGAGTTCCCCGGGATTGAGGTTGTAGAAGAAAGTGTGCGCCATTATGACCCGGATCGGGTGGCGGTGCAAACGATTGGATATATGTACAAGTTTAAAGGAGCGCGCATCAATCGGCCAAAGTACAAGGAGCAATATGAAGCCAATTCGGAGGTCCAAAGACCCGAACAGGTTTACTCGGAAAGTGAGACCGTAGGATATGATGGCTTGGAGCTTCAGTATCAGGATGAGCTGAGAGGAAAAAACGGCTATAAAACGGTAGAGGTAAATCCGCGCAGCATGCCGGAAGGCATAGAATCCATTACTCCTCCGAAAAAAGGATACCATCTGTATTCCACCATTAACAAGGAAATTCAGCAAAAAACGGAACTAGCGATTGTTGATCAGCTTCGTTGGCTTCATACCCATCCGGTATCGGGTAAGCTCCACGGTGATGCCACTACCGGCTTCGCTGTAGCGATGGAGGTCGAGACAGGGAATGTCGTAGCGATGGCCAGTATGCCGGACTATGACTCCAATGTATGGAAGACGGGAAGTACATCGCCTTCGGTATATGACGAAATTCAGCATAAAATGGGGAACGGAACGATTAAATCCGTACCTAGCGGAAAAGCGGGTCCGCACCCGGAATCCTCGGTGCTGCTGGGTTCAACCATTAAACCCCTAACCGTGCTGATCGGGTTGAAGGAAAACTTATTTTCTCCCGGACAAACTTATCTGGATACGGGGAGCGCATACTATGGTAAAAATCGATCAAGTCGGGTCGGTAATTCGAGTGGACATGTATATGGTCCTCTGACACCTAGCAAGGCAATCGAGTTCTCGTCGAATACTTTCATGGTGGATATGATCGGCAAGCCGCTGTATGACAAATACGGAAGTAATGCAGGGGTGCATCAGGGAATTGATGTATGGGACAAGTATATGAAGGAATTTGGATTAGGCGTACCGACTGAAGTCGATCTGCCAGGCGAGTGGGCAGGCAGACTTGAGTATACGAGCAAGCATGAAAGTGCGCTGACACGCTTGGTACAGGCTTCCTTTGGTCAACAGGGGAAATATACGGCGATGCAGCTTGCCCAGTATACAACTGTGCTGGCAACGAAGGGCAAGCGTATGCAGCCGCATTTGGTCAGTAAAATTGTGGATGATCAGGGCAACCTCGTGCGTGAGTTCAAGCCCAAGATGCTGAATGAGGTCGCTTTTTCAGATATGTACTGGAATACGGTGATTCGCGGTATGGCTACGGATGTTAAAGCATTTAACGGGTTTCCGTATGATTATGCCCGTAAAACGGGGACTTCCCAGCAGGTGGTAGGGCGTGCGGTTAAAGATAACGGGGTGTTCATTGCTTTTGCTCCACGTCAAAATCCGAAGCTGGCCGTTGCGGTCATTATTCCCGAAGGGGGCTTTGGCTCGACGAGCGCTGGACCTGTGGCCCGTAAAATATTTGACGCTTATGACGAGGTTTACGGGTTGGATGGTACTCCAAAAAAGCCGCAGGCAGCGAAGTGA
- a CDS encoding penicillin-binding transpeptidase domain-containing protein, giving the protein MRKMDNEQGKDNETSDRKRFSFRINLFFFSSFIIFTVIIVRLAILQFVEGPQLKQQEASNVTKNVPLTPIRGTIYDSTGQNRLAYSTPVQSLYITLSKNYSDSMEKLRDDDKKLLPELDKMTQKLANRFAQYGNKDEPKMTAAQIMDAMDRNYQRFSGFTPRLIKTNLNKDEVAYFMQHKSEFPGVDVVEETVRHYDPDTVAVQTVGYIKSYKSARENLDKYKNIQKSMSAENDPGLIYMDNESVGFDGLEFQYQEQLRGKNGYKTVPIDPRNMPEGVDSVTPPQKGNNIYSTINKEIQVKTENAIMDQLRWLHSHAVSGKTHPYAKTGFAVAMEVDTGNVVAMASMPDYDANYWQTGNISSDNYKKIQNVYLNGTIRSFGSGQSGQHPESVVLLGSTIKPLSVLVGLEEGLFSTSSYYQDTGAAYFGRNNSSRVQNSSGHVYGGLDPASAIRHSSNAFMVDMVGKRLYNKYINNAKEDQGVNVWDRYMKEFGLGVSTGVDLPMEYPGLREYGPRSKESSLSKLAYASFGQQGKYTALQLAQYTVVLATKGKRMEPHLVSQIKDTNGNVVQTIKPKVLNEVKFPDAYWNEVIRGMATDVSAFSGFPYDYARKTGTSQQSVGGTLKDNGVFIAFAPRKNPKLAVAVVIPEGGFGAWSAGPVARKIFDAYDEVYGLDGVPKKKDATASDSNVVKQP; this is encoded by the coding sequence ATGAGAAAGATGGACAACGAGCAAGGAAAAGACAACGAGACGTCCGACCGAAAAAGATTCAGCTTCCGGATCAATCTGTTCTTTTTCAGCTCGTTCATTATATTTACGGTCATTATCGTAAGACTGGCGATACTTCAATTTGTGGAGGGCCCTCAGCTTAAGCAGCAGGAGGCCAGTAATGTTACCAAAAATGTACCGCTTACGCCGATTCGCGGAACGATTTATGATTCAACCGGGCAGAACAGGCTGGCGTATTCTACACCGGTACAATCGCTGTATATCACGCTTTCCAAGAACTACAGTGACAGCATGGAAAAATTGCGTGATGATGATAAAAAGCTGTTGCCTGAGCTGGATAAGATGACGCAAAAGCTGGCAAATCGGTTTGCTCAATATGGTAATAAAGATGAGCCCAAAATGACGGCAGCGCAAATTATGGACGCTATGGACCGGAACTATCAACGGTTTAGCGGTTTTACGCCCCGCCTGATCAAAACGAATCTTAATAAAGATGAAGTTGCTTATTTCATGCAGCATAAGAGCGAGTTTCCAGGGGTAGATGTTGTGGAGGAAACCGTACGACATTATGATCCTGATACGGTGGCTGTCCAAACGGTTGGTTACATTAAAAGCTACAAAAGTGCGCGTGAAAACCTGGATAAATATAAAAATATTCAAAAATCCATGTCAGCGGAAAATGATCCAGGACTCATCTATATGGATAACGAATCTGTTGGTTTTGATGGATTGGAATTTCAATATCAGGAGCAGTTACGAGGGAAAAATGGCTACAAAACGGTCCCGATTGATCCGCGTAATATGCCAGAGGGTGTAGATTCCGTTACTCCTCCGCAAAAGGGAAACAACATTTATTCCACCATTAACAAAGAGATTCAGGTTAAAACAGAAAACGCCATTATGGATCAATTAAGATGGTTGCATTCCCATGCTGTATCTGGCAAAACTCATCCTTATGCCAAAACAGGCTTTGCTGTAGCCATGGAAGTGGATACAGGGAATGTAGTCGCGATGGCCAGTATGCCGGATTATGATGCGAACTATTGGCAAACCGGAAATATATCATCAGATAACTACAAGAAAATTCAAAATGTATATTTGAATGGTACTATACGCTCCTTCGGCTCCGGTCAATCGGGTCAACATCCAGAGTCGGTTGTATTGCTCGGTTCCACCATCAAACCGCTGTCTGTATTAGTGGGTCTAGAGGAAGGTCTATTCAGTACTTCTTCCTATTACCAGGATACTGGAGCGGCTTATTTTGGACGTAATAATTCGTCACGGGTTCAGAACTCTTCAGGACATGTGTATGGCGGGCTGGACCCGGCATCTGCCATTCGACATTCTTCGAATGCATTCATGGTCGACATGGTAGGCAAAAGACTATACAACAAATACATTAATAATGCCAAGGAAGATCAAGGTGTGAATGTATGGGACCGTTACATGAAGGAGTTTGGACTAGGCGTGTCTACGGGGGTAGATTTGCCAATGGAATATCCTGGGTTAAGAGAGTATGGACCTAGAAGCAAGGAGTCGTCACTGTCCAAGTTGGCGTATGCTTCTTTTGGTCAGCAAGGGAAGTATACAGCACTCCAACTTGCACAATATACAGTGGTGTTGGCTACCAAGGGCAAACGGATGGAGCCGCATTTGGTCAGCCAAATTAAAGATACCAACGGCAATGTAGTCCAAACGATTAAGCCGAAGGTGCTAAATGAAGTGAAATTCCCGGATGCTTACTGGAATGAAGTCATACGCGGGATGGCTACAGATGTCAGCGCATTTAGTGGTTTCCCGTATGACTATGCACGTAAAACGGGGACATCACAGCAAAGCGTAGGCGGAACACTGAAGGATAACGGGGTATTTATCGCCTTTGCGCCACGCAAGAATCCCAAGCTGGCTGTAGCAGTTGTCATTCCAGAGGGAGGCTTCGGGGCTTGGAGCGCGGGACCTGTGGCACGCAAAATCTTTGACGCCTATGATGAGGTGTATGGATTGGACGGAGTACCTAAGAAAAAGGATGCTACAGCATCCGATTCCAATGTAGTCAAGCAGCCATAA